In a single window of the Acidobacteriota bacterium genome:
- the pyk gene encoding pyruvate kinase: MRKAKILATIGPASNEPAVLDAMIAAGMNAVRINMSHGSREQHQQTLENVRAAALRAGKPIAELIDLSGPKIRTRTLTDGKPVLLTTGERFVITTRDIAGDAHQISTNFAGLPQAVNAGSRILLDDGAIELLVEEVADSDVICRVVTGGILSERKGINLPNTALPIPSLTEKDRADLEWAVEQNVDYIALSFVRTAEDCREVKDLIKKLNKRKLGRALLVAKIEKSEAVDNLLEIIDATDGLMVARGDLGVETSVELVPVYQKRIIELAVANDRFVITATQMLQSMIENPFPTRAEASDVANAVWDGTDAVMLSAETASGNYPVEAIETMARIIDSAETIRPEQLKKPVKFSQPPSARTSQALCKAAAAAAKEMQTDKIAVFTESGLMARRLSSFRSGLATFALTTSGDSCGQLALIWGVTPLFDEGLVVAGQENKIGEGTMLDLMASGSDATVDMLKTGENTLLDAGVVENGETIVMLAGRLSGLGLSSSVNVWTIGEDVARR, from the coding sequence ATGAGAAAAGCAAAGATATTGGCGACCATCGGCCCCGCCTCGAATGAGCCCGCGGTGCTCGACGCAATGATCGCGGCGGGAATGAACGCGGTTCGCATAAACATGTCGCACGGAAGCCGCGAACAGCATCAGCAGACGCTTGAGAACGTCCGTGCAGCGGCTCTGCGGGCAGGCAAGCCCATCGCGGAGCTTATAGATCTTTCGGGGCCGAAGATAAGAACCCGCACGTTGACTGACGGCAAGCCGGTCCTGTTGACGACCGGCGAGCGTTTTGTGATTACCACGCGCGACATCGCCGGTGATGCTCATCAGATCTCTACGAATTTCGCCGGTTTGCCGCAGGCGGTTAACGCAGGGTCACGCATACTGCTTGACGACGGAGCGATAGAACTCTTGGTAGAAGAGGTCGCGGACAGCGATGTTATTTGCCGTGTAGTGACGGGCGGCATATTGAGCGAACGCAAAGGCATTAACCTGCCGAACACGGCATTGCCGATCCCATCATTGACCGAAAAGGATCGAGCGGACCTCGAATGGGCAGTCGAGCAGAATGTTGATTACATCGCATTGTCATTCGTCAGGACCGCGGAAGATTGCCGCGAGGTCAAAGATCTGATCAAAAAGCTGAACAAGCGGAAACTTGGCCGTGCCCTGCTCGTCGCAAAGATAGAAAAAAGCGAAGCGGTCGATAACTTGCTTGAGATCATCGATGCGACTGACGGGCTGATGGTCGCCCGCGGCGACCTCGGCGTCGAGACCAGCGTCGAACTCGTTCCCGTCTATCAGAAGCGCATCATCGAACTCGCCGTGGCGAATGATCGTTTTGTCATCACTGCTACGCAGATGCTCCAGTCGATGATCGAGAATCCGTTCCCGACACGTGCCGAGGCGTCCGATGTTGCAAATGCGGTGTGGGACGGCACCGACGCTGTGATGCTCTCTGCTGAGACCGCAAGCGGCAATTATCCCGTCGAGGCCATTGAAACAATGGCCCGCATTATCGACTCGGCAGAAACGATACGCCCGGAACAGCTGAAGAAACCCGTAAAATTCTCGCAGCCGCCATCGGCCCGGACGAGCCAGGCACTTTGCAAGGCCGCAGCCGCAGCCGCAAAGGAGATGCAGACCGACAAGATCGCGGTCTTCACGGAATCGGGACTGATGGCTCGGCGGCTGTCGTCATTCCGCTCGGGGCTCGCGACGTTCGCTCTGACAACGTCCGGCGATTCGTGCGGCCAGCTTGCATTGATCTGGGGCGTCACACCGTTGTTCGACGAGGGCCTTGTCGTCGCCGGGCAGGAAAACAAGATCGGCGAAGGCACTATGCTCGACCTGATGGCGTCGGGATCCGATGCGACGGTTGATATGCTGAAAACAGGCGAAAACACTCTCCTCGACGCAGGTGTCGTCGAGAACGGAGAAACAATAGTCATGCTCGCGGGAAGGCTGTCAGGTTTGGGTTTGTCCAGTTCGGTGAACGTCTGGACGATCGGCGAAGACGTTGCCCGCCGCTAG
- a CDS encoding glycoside hydrolase family 15 protein, whose protein sequence is MRDIPVGNGSLLINFDDKYQIRDVYFPHVGQENHSEGFPFRSGIWIDGEFSWLHEDGWDRSLNYRPDSLVTDVTLGHAALDIRINCSDAVHPYKNIFVRRLSLTNLSDHMREVRFFLHHDFRIYENKVGDTAFFDPETHSLIHYKKHRYFLIDTDPHFDEFATGRKAFRHQEGTWRDAEDGRLHGGAITEGSVDSTIAIHFELEPYGTHQFYYWIAAAASYADAAELNGSVLSQGPESLLASTEKHWIDWLKDGNSVSDDLSGAVRDLYSRSLLIVRSQIDNGGAIIAANDHDVTDRATDHYSYLWPRDGAFVANAADIAGFPDIGRRFFELCARIVHPRGYFLQKYNPDGSVGSGWHAYWDPYRKRELLPIQEDETALVIWALGEHLRLYPDASFAGEMYSKLVLRCARFMAEYRDAETGLPRPSWNLWEDRRGVHTFTCAAVVAGLRSAADIATGLGRADDSGEFSAAADEIVRGMREHLYSAEHGRFLRSLQANGDDELTPDPTVDSSLFGVFYFDCFDADDAMTAGTLAAVESSLINREAFGGVARFEGDGYMLESEGITGNSWIICTLWLAEYYIANAKTPDDLAPALAALEWVAERALPSGVLPEQIDPVTGKHLSVSPLTWSHSTFVATVHSYSKKLGVLRSS, encoded by the coding sequence ATGAGGGATATTCCCGTCGGAAACGGCAGCCTGCTGATAAATTTCGACGATAAATATCAGATACGCGACGTGTATTTCCCGCACGTCGGGCAGGAAAATCATAGCGAAGGATTCCCTTTTCGCAGCGGCATTTGGATTGACGGCGAGTTCTCGTGGCTGCACGAGGACGGATGGGATCGAAGCCTGAATTATCGCCCAGATTCGCTCGTAACCGACGTCACTCTTGGGCATGCTGCCTTGGATATCCGCATTAACTGCTCGGATGCGGTTCATCCCTATAAGAACATCTTCGTGCGGAGGCTTTCGTTGACGAACCTCTCAGATCATATGCGGGAGGTCCGTTTTTTTCTTCACCATGACTTTCGCATCTATGAGAACAAGGTCGGCGATACCGCATTCTTTGACCCTGAGACCCATTCGCTGATCCACTACAAAAAGCATCGGTATTTCCTGATCGACACTGATCCGCATTTTGACGAGTTCGCGACCGGCCGCAAGGCTTTCCGCCATCAGGAAGGCACGTGGCGCGACGCGGAAGACGGCCGCCTGCACGGCGGGGCGATAACCGAAGGCTCGGTTGATTCTACGATAGCGATCCATTTTGAACTTGAACCATACGGGACACATCAGTTTTATTATTGGATCGCAGCGGCCGCTTCATACGCCGACGCCGCTGAGTTGAACGGATCCGTTCTGTCTCAAGGTCCCGAGTCGCTGCTTGCTTCGACCGAGAAGCACTGGATCGATTGGCTCAAGGATGGAAATTCAGTTTCCGATGATCTGTCGGGTGCTGTCCGAGATCTGTATTCAAGAAGCCTTTTGATCGTTCGCAGCCAGATCGATAACGGCGGAGCCATCATTGCCGCGAACGACCACGATGTGACCGACCGTGCGACGGACCATTACAGTTATCTGTGGCCTCGGGACGGTGCGTTCGTAGCAAATGCGGCCGACATTGCGGGATTTCCCGACATCGGCCGGAGATTTTTCGAACTGTGTGCGCGGATAGTTCACCCGCGAGGCTACTTTTTGCAGAAATACAATCCGGACGGTTCGGTTGGTTCCGGCTGGCATGCGTATTGGGATCCATACCGCAAGCGCGAACTGCTGCCGATACAGGAGGACGAAACGGCACTCGTGATCTGGGCTCTTGGCGAGCATCTTCGACTGTATCCGGACGCGTCGTTCGCCGGCGAAATGTACAGCAAACTGGTACTGCGGTGCGCAAGGTTCATGGCCGAATATCGCGATGCCGAAACAGGCCTGCCAAGGCCGAGTTGGAACCTTTGGGAAGATCGCCGCGGCGTGCACACGTTCACGTGTGCAGCGGTCGTCGCCGGATTGCGATCCGCAGCCGATATCGCGACAGGCCTCGGCAGAGCGGATGATTCCGGTGAATTTTCCGCCGCCGCAGACGAGATCGTCCGCGGAATGCGAGAACATTTGTATTCAGCAGAACACGGCCGTTTTTTGCGGTCGCTGCAGGCAAACGGTGACGATGAACTGACGCCTGACCCGACCGTAGATTCGTCGCTTTTCGGTGTGTTTTATTTTGATTGTTTCGACGCGGACGACGCGATGACAGCAGGGACCTTGGCAGCGGTAGAAAGCTCGCTGATCAATCGTGAGGCCTTTGGCGGCGTGGCTCGCTTCGAGGGCGATGGCTATATGCTTGAATCCGAAGGCATTACCGGGAATTCGTGGATCATCTGCACGCTGTGGCTGGCAGAATATTACATAGCAAACGCAAAGACGCCCGATGACCTCGCGCCTGCATTGGCGGCGCTCGAATGGGTCGCCGAGCGTGCACTTCCGTCCGGCGTGCTTCCCGAACAGATCGATCCTGTCACGGGAAAACACCTCTCCGTTTCTCCGCTGACATGGTCGCATTCTACGTTCGTCGCAACGGTTCACAGCTATTCGAAAAAGCTTGGCGTGTTGCGTTCATCTTAA
- a CDS encoding TlpA family protein disulfide reductase, protein MRSFLIFVFAMFILSACRPSAAPVAVSDAPSSINDRPTTNLPVVPTKPIRDMSWTDLDEKVHKLGDFQGKAVILDFWATYCEPCKRAIPHLNSLVEKHGADNLYIVGLNVGGEEDSGKIPKFLETTKIDYLIAFPEDALTRFVFAERSDIPQTIVFDRKGNQVTKLIGFSPPIQKQLDEAVEMAVNSQP, encoded by the coding sequence ATGCGGAGTTTCCTGATATTTGTTTTCGCGATGTTCATACTGTCGGCTTGCAGGCCATCGGCCGCCCCGGTCGCTGTTTCGGACGCACCCAGCTCGATCAACGACAGGCCGACGACGAACCTTCCGGTCGTGCCGACCAAGCCGATTAGGGACATGTCCTGGACCGACCTCGATGAAAAGGTCCATAAGCTCGGCGATTTCCAGGGCAAAGCAGTGATCCTGGATTTTTGGGCAACCTACTGCGAACCTTGCAAACGTGCGATCCCGCATTTGAATTCCCTTGTAGAAAAGCACGGTGCCGACAACCTTTATATCGTCGGCCTGAACGTCGGCGGCGAGGAGGACAGCGGCAAGATACCGAAGTTCCTCGAAACGACGAAGATCGATTATTTGATAGCATTTCCGGAGGACGCCCTGACGCGATTCGTTTTCGCGGAACGCAGCGACATCCCGCAGACGATCGTATTCGACCGAAAAGGAAATCAGGTAACAAAGCTGATCGGCTTCAGCCCGCCGATCCAGAAGCAGCTCGACGAAGCAGTGGAAATGGCCGTCAATTCCCAACCGTAA
- a CDS encoding (2Fe-2S)-binding protein, with protein MGIYPQDIEDIIASCIHSGEPDRFDAVGVDANIRCGSWLRFALRIEDGNISAIGYTSNGCGFMIAAAETLSRRIDGCALSELHGLDAVPVRTEDGKGTASDRPACSDAALSALRKALAEYREKAIAASGDKALACTCFSITIDTIEAAAAKGADTLEKVQAECRAGGGCGSCRMLIQEIIDRENTMFIFE; from the coding sequence ATGGGTATCTATCCGCAGGACATCGAAGACATCATCGCGTCGTGTATTCACAGCGGTGAGCCCGACCGTTTTGATGCCGTTGGTGTCGATGCGAACATCCGCTGCGGGTCATGGTTGCGGTTCGCTCTGCGGATCGAGGACGGCAACATCTCCGCGATCGGATACACCTCCAACGGATGCGGTTTCATGATCGCTGCGGCCGAAACGCTGTCGCGGCGTATTGACGGCTGTGCTCTATCGGAACTTCACGGTTTGGACGCTGTTCCGGTCCGGACCGAAGACGGCAAAGGCACAGCCTCTGACAGGCCGGCGTGTTCGGATGCCGCTCTTTCGGCCCTGCGAAAAGCACTTGCCGAGTATCGTGAGAAGGCCATCGCGGCCTCCGGCGATAAAGCTCTTGCCTGTACCTGTTTCAGCATTACTATTGACACCATCGAGGCCGCAGCGGCAAAAGGTGCGGACACCTTGGAGAAAGTTCAGGCGGAATGCCGTGCGGGCGGCGGCTGCGGTTCGTGCCGTATGCTGATCCAAGAGATCATCGACCGGGAAAACACGATGTTTATATTCGAATAG
- a CDS encoding HlyC/CorC family transporter gives MDDPASLLLFVTETTSALPFDAVSTAWNFLLVAVLVAANGFFVASEFALVAVRRSRVEAAAAEGDPAAQKLLEMLNNINGYISATQLGITLFSLALGWFGEPAVAAFIQPLFLWLAEQSGLAVIASGVVLHTFSLVISFSLVTFFLIVFGELAPKTIALEKTEKIAYLTAPVLRLFYRIFIYPIRLLEWSGKQTVRLLGLGKMNTDQIGYTEEEIKQLLSASLASGHLNKEEHKLIDQIFEFSDTTVKEAMIPRTEIVAISVKSTLDEILEKFAASGYSRLPVYRGSLDDIAGYIHSKDVVAFLRNAKSFKIEKLMKKPHYVVDTARLEDVLRQMQEEKFHFGFVVDEHGGVEGIITLEDLLEEIVGDISDEHDEEVNEQIDEQKDGSYLLDGGLAVRDLNKRLGLSIPISEAYTTIAGFLMSESGRILDEGEAVPFNGHTFHIETVDRRRIKKVRLRKN, from the coding sequence ATGGACGACCCCGCCAGTTTATTATTATTTGTTACTGAAACGACTTCGGCTCTTCCGTTCGATGCTGTTTCGACCGCGTGGAACTTTTTACTCGTCGCGGTCCTGGTCGCCGCTAACGGATTTTTTGTGGCGAGTGAATTCGCACTTGTGGCGGTAAGGCGTTCGCGGGTCGAGGCCGCCGCGGCAGAGGGTGATCCGGCAGCCCAAAAGCTGCTCGAGATGCTCAACAACATCAACGGCTACATATCCGCCACACAGTTGGGCATCACGCTGTTCTCTCTAGCACTCGGATGGTTCGGCGAGCCGGCCGTAGCCGCATTTATCCAGCCCCTCTTTCTCTGGCTGGCAGAACAAAGCGGACTCGCCGTAATAGCCTCTGGTGTCGTTCTGCACACATTCTCGCTGGTCATCTCGTTCTCGCTGGTCACGTTCTTTCTCATTGTTTTCGGCGAGCTTGCTCCCAAGACGATAGCGCTTGAAAAAACAGAGAAGATCGCCTATCTGACGGCTCCTGTACTTCGGTTATTTTATCGGATATTCATTTATCCGATCCGTTTGCTGGAATGGAGCGGCAAACAGACCGTAAGGCTTTTGGGGCTCGGCAAAATGAACACGGATCAGATCGGCTATACAGAAGAGGAGATCAAGCAATTGCTTTCCGCGTCGCTCGCGAGCGGCCACCTCAACAAAGAGGAGCACAAGCTGATCGACCAGATCTTCGAATTCTCCGATACGACCGTAAAAGAAGCTATGATCCCTCGGACAGAGATAGTCGCGATCTCTGTCAAAAGCACTCTCGACGAGATACTTGAAAAGTTCGCAGCGAGCGGCTATTCGAGGCTTCCGGTATATCGCGGATCGCTCGACGACATCGCAGGATACATTCACAGCAAGGATGTTGTCGCGTTCCTGCGTAACGCGAAGTCATTCAAGATCGAAAAGCTGATGAAAAAGCCGCATTATGTCGTCGACACGGCCCGGCTTGAGGACGTTTTGCGGCAGATGCAGGAAGAAAAATTCCATTTCGGTTTTGTTGTTGACGAACATGGCGGCGTCGAGGGCATCATTACTCTCGAGGATCTGCTGGAAGAGATCGTCGGCGATATTTCCGATGAACATGATGAAGAGGTCAACGAACAGATCGACGAACAAAAGGACGGAAGTTACCTTCTGGACGGCGGGCTCGCCGTTCGCGACCTGAACAAACGGTTGGGCCTGAGCATTCCGATCTCTGAGGCATATACGACCATCGCGGGCTTTCTGATGTCCGAATCGGGGCGAATTTTGGACGAGGGAGAGGCGGTGCCTTTTAACGGCCATACATTTCACATAGAGACGGTAGATAGACGACGCATCAAGAAGGTCCGTTTGCGGAAAAACTGA
- the eno gene encoding phosphopyruvate hydratase, which yields MSYIDQVWAREIMDSRGNPTIEAEVILEDGTSGRAAVPSGASTGENEAVELRDGDKARYLGKGVLNAVNNVNEVIGRELEGLDSLDQTEVDGTMIELDGTENKSKLGANAILAVSLANARAAATYQGMPLYRYIGGANAKTLPVPMMNILNGGAHADNNVDFQEFMVMPVGAESFGEALRCGAEIFHNLKGVLKSRGYSTAVGDEGGFAPNLKSNDEAVETILEAIEESGYTAGDDVMIALDPASSEFYRDGKYVFHKSDNRELSSAEMAAYWADWCDKYPIISIEDGMAENDWDGWKELTRLVGDRVQLVGDDLFVTNVKFLQKGIDEGAANSILIKVNQIGTLTETLDAIELARTNNMTAVISHRSGETEDSFIADLAVATNAGQIKTGSLCRSDRIAKYNQLLRIEEDLGDYARYPGRAAFYQIS from the coding sequence ATGAGCTATATCGATCAGGTTTGGGCAAGAGAGATAATGGACAGCCGCGGCAATCCGACCATCGAGGCCGAGGTGATACTTGAGGACGGCACGTCGGGACGCGCAGCGGTGCCGAGCGGTGCTTCGACAGGCGAGAATGAGGCGGTTGAGCTCCGCGACGGCGACAAAGCCCGCTATTTGGGCAAAGGCGTGCTGAACGCCGTAAACAACGTGAACGAGGTGATCGGCCGCGAACTCGAAGGCCTCGATTCGCTCGATCAGACCGAGGTTGACGGGACAATGATCGAGCTTGACGGCACGGAAAACAAGTCGAAACTTGGAGCGAATGCTATTCTCGCCGTATCGCTCGCTAATGCACGCGCCGCAGCGACGTATCAGGGAATGCCGCTCTATCGCTACATCGGCGGTGCGAACGCGAAAACGCTTCCGGTGCCGATGATGAACATCCTGAACGGCGGAGCACACGCGGACAACAACGTGGATTTTCAGGAATTCATGGTAATGCCGGTCGGAGCGGAAAGTTTCGGAGAGGCACTGCGGTGCGGTGCCGAGATTTTTCACAATCTGAAAGGAGTGCTGAAAAGCCGCGGCTATTCGACCGCCGTCGGCGACGAAGGCGGTTTTGCACCGAACCTCAAATCGAACGACGAGGCCGTCGAAACGATCTTGGAGGCCATCGAAGAGTCCGGATATACCGCCGGCGACGACGTAATGATCGCACTCGATCCGGCGTCAAGTGAATTCTACCGCGACGGGAAATACGTCTTTCACAAAAGCGACAACCGCGAGCTTTCGTCGGCCGAAATGGCAGCATATTGGGCAGATTGGTGCGACAAGTATCCGATAATCTCGATCGAGGACGGCATGGCAGAGAACGATTGGGACGGCTGGAAAGAGCTTACGCGGCTGGTAGGCGACAGGGTGCAGCTCGTCGGCGACGACCTTTTTGTGACCAACGTCAAGTTCCTGCAAAAAGGGATCGACGAAGGTGCAGCGAACTCGATCCTGATCAAGGTAAATCAGATCGGGACGCTCACAGAAACGCTTGACGCCATTGAACTTGCAAGAACGAACAACATGACCGCGGTTATTTCGCACCGAAGCGGCGAGACGGAAGATTCTTTCATCGCAGACCTTGCGGTCGCGACGAACGCCGGCCAGATAAAGACCGGCAGCCTTTGCCGCAGTGACCGCATTGCGAAATATAATCAACTGCTGCGTATCGAGGAAGACCTCGGCGACTACGCACGCTATCCCGGCCGTGCGGCCTTTTATCAGATCTCGTAG
- the gpmI gene encoding phosphoglycerate mutase (2,3-diphosphoglycerate-independent) yields MTTAEKRPIVLAILDGWGYAPRTGANAIAGAHTPYYDEICRRFPMTTLSAVDGESGDSAAGDPELGHLKIGTGREVRTEAAMIHDAIVSGEFEKNAVLTRMFAKAKEGRNSVHLIGLLSDSGVHSSPENLFALLRMAKSFGLDDVNIHCILDGLDVAPRTADIYLEALEIKLADIGVGKIASMCGRFFGMDTGENWERTARAFTMLVHGEGERATDAVAAVRNSFLRGISDEFIAPIVMERAPDIPVARVKNGDLVIFFNHRGDGMKQLVRSLCMPGGANTAKPIVETVCLTDYESSFNLPSAFRQEPFKRSLSEILTEEHIPIKKITEPARQEHLAGIFDGRNDFSDRLEQELIVLGNGGRETYPESQSFKIVDRFRREIETEKKGVYIVNLPAAGLAAESGDVGTTVAAIQFVDTCLGGIWEKTEELGGTLLVTSSYGICEEMAAERDEQRHKPTMNPVPFHLVSGDASGAQLAEGRTLADIAPTILSMLGIDKPIDMTGSDLRLI; encoded by the coding sequence ATGACAACTGCCGAAAAACGCCCGATAGTTCTGGCCATCCTTGATGGTTGGGGCTATGCCCCGCGAACAGGTGCCAACGCCATCGCAGGAGCCCACACACCTTATTACGATGAGATATGCCGGCGTTTTCCTATGACAACGCTTTCAGCCGTTGACGGCGAATCGGGCGACTCTGCCGCAGGCGATCCGGAACTTGGACATTTGAAGATCGGCACGGGACGCGAAGTACGAACCGAGGCCGCGATGATCCACGACGCCATCGTTTCGGGAGAATTCGAGAAAAACGCTGTCCTGACCCGCATGTTCGCCAAGGCGAAAGAAGGCAGGAATTCGGTTCATCTGATCGGCCTGCTGAGCGACAGCGGAGTGCATTCAAGTCCTGAAAATCTCTTTGCATTGCTGCGGATGGCGAAGTCATTCGGCCTCGATGACGTGAACATTCACTGCATCCTCGACGGCCTCGACGTTGCTCCGCGTACCGCCGACATCTACCTCGAAGCTCTTGAGATCAAGCTCGCCGATATCGGTGTCGGAAAGATCGCGTCGATGTGCGGACGGTTTTTCGGTATGGACACGGGCGAGAATTGGGAGCGAACGGCTCGTGCATTCACGATGCTCGTCCACGGCGAGGGCGAACGTGCGACAGATGCCGTCGCTGCCGTGCGTAACTCGTTCCTTCGGGGTATTTCTGACGAATTCATCGCTCCGATAGTCATGGAAAGGGCACCCGACATCCCTGTGGCACGGGTCAAGAATGGCGATCTCGTCATCTTCTTTAATCACCGCGGCGACGGTATGAAGCAGCTCGTCCGTTCGCTCTGTATGCCGGGCGGTGCGAATACTGCAAAGCCTATCGTCGAGACTGTTTGCCTGACCGACTATGAAAGTTCATTCAATCTGCCCTCAGCATTTCGTCAGGAGCCTTTCAAACGCTCACTTTCCGAGATATTGACAGAAGAGCATATTCCTATCAAAAAGATCACCGAACCGGCCCGTCAGGAACATCTCGCCGGCATTTTTGACGGCCGCAATGACTTTTCTGACAGACTTGAACAGGAGCTGATCGTCCTCGGGAACGGAGGCCGCGAAACATACCCCGAATCGCAGAGCTTTAAGATCGTCGATCGATTCCGACGCGAGATCGAGACGGAGAAGAAAGGGGTCTATATCGTAAATCTTCCGGCGGCAGGACTTGCCGCCGAGTCCGGCGATGTAGGAACGACGGTCGCGGCGATCCAGTTCGTCGATACGTGTCTTGGCGGCATTTGGGAAAAGACCGAGGAACTCGGCGGAACACTGCTCGTCACGTCTTCTTATGGCATTTGTGAGGAAATGGCTGCGGAAAGGGACGAACAGAGACACAAACCGACAATGAATCCGGTTCCTTTTCATTTGGTTTCCGGTGACGCGTCGGGCGCTCAGCTTGCCGAGGGGCGAACGCTTGCCGATATAGCGCCGACGATCCTCTCGATGCTCGGCATCGATAAACCGATAGATATGACAGGCTCGGATCTGCGTTTGATCTGA